A single genomic interval of Penicillium psychrofluorescens genome assembly, chromosome: 2 harbors:
- a CDS encoding uncharacterized protein (ID:PFLUO_003083-T1.cds;~source:funannotate) has translation MPSQDGLSPSFVETVAGFTAGIVSTLCLHPLDLVKTRLQVDRATSSSRLGSSFRIIREISRHEGGLTAFYRGLAPNIIGNSTSWGLYFLCYSSLKDALRTCRREQMLTSSDYFLASGTAGIITAVLTNPIWVIKTRMLSTGSQVPGAYPSLSSGAKQIYHAEGVSGFYRGLLPALFGVSHGALQFMAYEQLKIHRAGLTDPHSPVEDGKIGPNRELGNVDFFVISSLSKVFAGCVTYPYQVIRSRLQTYDAHLVYRGAVDAIAQIRAREGIAGFYKGLGPNLVRVLPSTWVTFLVYENTKSYLPRLAAKA, from the exons ATGCCTAGCCAGGATGGCCTGTCGCCATCCTTTGTGGAGACCGTAGCGGGATTCACGGCGGGAATCGTCTCGACTCTGTGCTTGCATCCGCTCGACCTGGTCAAGACCAGACTTCAGG TCGATCGCgcaacctcctcctctcGACTCGGCAGTTCGTTTCGTATCATTCGCGAGATCTCCCGCCATGAGGGTGGTCTCACTGCCTTCTATCGCGGCCTGGCCCCGAACATCATTGGCAACTCCACGAGTTGGGGCCTGTACTTCCTGTGTTACAGCAGCTTGAAAGATGCACTTCGAACATGCCGGAGAGAGCAGATGCTGACGTCGTCTGACTATTTTCTTGCATCGGGGACTGCAG GCATCATCACTGCGGTCCTCACAAACCCCATATGGGTGATCAAGACCCGCATGCTATCGACTGGCTCACAGGTGCCCGGTGCCTATCCCTCGTTGTCGTCGGGAGCCAAGCAAATATATCATGCGGAAGGTGTGTCGGGTTTCTACCGGGGTCTCCTACCAGCTCTCTTCGGTGTCAGCCATGGTGCTCTCCAGTTCATGGCATACGAGCAGCTCAAGATCCACCGGGCCGGGTTAACGGACCCTCACAGCCCCGTGGAAGATGGCAAGATCGGTCCAAACCGGGAACTGGGAAATGTCGATTTCTTCGTCATTTCCAGTTTGTCCAAGGTGTTCGCCGGCTGTGTGACATACCCGTACCAGGTCATCAGGTCACGGTTACAGACATATGACGCCCACCTGGTTTACCGGGGCGCCGTCGATGCCATCGCGCAGATCCGGGCCCGGGAAGGTATCGCGGGTTTCTACAAGGGTCTTGGTCCCAACCTAGTCCGGGTGTTGCCCAGCACATGGGTTACGTTCTTGGTGTACGAGAATACCAAATCCTACCTGCCCCGGCTGGCGGCGAAAGCATAG